Proteins from a genomic interval of Salvelinus alpinus chromosome 7, SLU_Salpinus.1, whole genome shotgun sequence:
- the LOC139580263 gene encoding protocadherin gamma-A11-like, with amino-acid sequence MGHKAISVTGLVCCVAFFLLPLHSAYGDVSYSFPEEMKRGSVIGNIAKDLGLEASRLSARKARVDTDGNRKRYCDINLSTGDLIVAERIDREGLCGKKVSCVLKQELVLENPLELQRISLHVQDINDNSPQFKDEVIKIEMSESADKDARFLLDQAHDADVGQNAVQRYTLQKNDNFLLTVDSHTVELVLEKELDREQSNEIKVLLTALDGGSPQRSGTVVIHVTVLDANDNAPVFSQAVYKASLPENSPLDTVVVTVSAKDADDGVNGEVTYDFAHVSEEDDKLFSIDRKTGEIRVIGTIDFEEMSYFELRIKAKDGLGLASYVKVIIDITEVNDNNPSIYIQSLTNPIPENASPGTEVGIINVQDRDSENNRQVRCSIQQDLPFKLVPSIKNYYSLVTTGELDRELVSDYNITITATDEGSPPLSSSKSVPLSVADVNDNPPVFEEQSYSAHVTENNKPGASVCSITARDPDWRQNGTVIYSLLPGEVNGVAVSSFLSVNGDTGVIHAVRSFDYEQFRSFKVHVVARDNGSPPLSCNVTVSVFITDVNDNSPQILYPAPERNSFMTELVPKATHGGSLVSKVIAVDADSGQNAWLSYHIVKSTVQGLFTIGLHSGEIRIQRDISESDSMKQNLIVSVKDNGQPSLSATCTMYLVISDNLAEVPELKDVSYDENNSKLTSYLIIALVSVSTFFLTFIIVILAVRFCRRRKPRLLFDGAVAIPSAYLPPNYAEGDGAGTLRSTYNYDAYLTTGSRTSDFKFVTSYNDNTLPADQALRKTPTDFAEELDDSNGSPPEHEVGA; translated from the exons ATGGGTCACAAAGCAATCTCGGTGACAGGCCTGGTCTGCTGCGTTGCTTTCTTTCTTCTACCGCTGCACTCCGCCTATGGAGACGTGAGCTATTCTTTTCCGGAGGAGATGAAACGCGGATCTGTTATTGGAAATATAGCCAAGGATCTCGGGCTGGAGGCGAGCAGACTTTCCGCTCGTAAGGCCCGTGTTGATACCGATGGGAACCGTAAACGTTACTGTGACATTAATCTGAGTACCGGAGATCTGATTGTTGCGGAGAGAATTGACAGAGAGGGGCTTTGTGGCAAGAAGGTTTCGTGTGTTTTAAAACAAGAACTTGTATTGGAGAATCCTTTGGAGCTGCAACGTATTAGTCTTCATGTTCAAGATATAAATGATAATTCTCCGCAATTTAAGGACGAAGTGATTAAAATTGAAATGAGCGAATCAGCAGATAAAGACGCTCGTTTTTTACTTGATCAGGCACACGATGCAGATGTAGGGCAGAATGCAGTGCAAAGgtacactttacaaaaaaatgacaatttccTATTGACGGTTGATAGTCATACTGTGGAGCTTGTTCTAGAGAAAGAGCTTGATCGTGAACAAAGCAATGAAATAAAAGTATTGCTTACAGCTCTAGACGGAGGCTCTCCGCAGagatcaggtactgtagtcataCACGTCACTGTACTGGATGCTAACGATAACGCCCCAGTGTTTAGCCAGGCCGTCTATAAAGCCAGTCTGCCTGAAAACTCTCctttagatactgtagtggttacAGTGAGTGCTAAGGATGCAGATGACGGAGTGAATGGGGAAGTTACCTATGACTTCGCTCATGTGTCAGAGGAAGATGACAAATTATTTTCTATCGACCGGAAGACTGGAGAAATTAGAGTGATCGGCACAATTGATTTTGAAGAAATGTCATATTTTGAACTGCGCATCAAAGCAAAGGATGGTTTAGGGTTAGCATCATATGTCAAAGTCATAATAGACATCACAGAAGTTAATGACAATAACCCTTCGATTTATATACAATCTCTGACTAATCCCATACCTGAGAACGCGTCTCCTGGTACAGAGGTGGGCATCATTAACGTGCAGGATAGAGACTCTGAGAATAACCGACAGGTCCGCTGCTCCATTCAGCAAGACCTTCCTTTTAAACTGGTGCCATCAATCAAAAACTATTATTCTCTGGTGACCACAGGTGAACTGGACCGTGAACTAGTGTCTGATTACAACATTACAATCACTGCCACCGACGAGGGCTCTccacctctgtcctcctctaaaaGTGTTCCGTTATCTGTAGCTGACGTCAACGACAACCCACCTGTGTTTGAGGAACAGTCATATAGCGCCCACGTGACTGAAAATAACAAACCCGGTGCCTCCGTGTGTTCCATTACTGCACGGGACCCAGACTGGAGACAGAATGGAACAGTGATTTATTCTCTCTTACCTGGTGAGGTGAACGGTGTCGCAGTGTCCTCGTTTTTATCCGTTAACGGAGACACGGGGGTGATCCACGCTGTGAGGTCGTTTGATTACGAGCAGTTCAGGAGTTTTAAGGTCCACGTGGTGGCCAGAGACAAcggttctcctccactcagctgTAATGTCACGGTCAGTGTGTTCATAACGGATGTGAATGACAACTCTCCTCAGATACTATACCCCGCCCCGGAGCGGAACTCATTCATGACCGAGCTGGTCCCCAAAGCTACGCACGGGGGCTCTCTGGTTTCCAAGGTGATAGCGGTGGACGCGGACTCCGGCCAGAACGCCTGGCTGTCCTATCATATAGTCAAATCCACTGTTCAGGGACTTTTCACTATTGGTCTCCACAGTGGAGAGATCAGGATACAGCGGGACATTTCTGAATCTGACAGCATGAAACAGAACCTCATTGTGTCAGTGAAAGATAAcggacagccctctctctctgccacctgTACAATGTATTTAGTGATTTCTGATAACTTGGCTGAAGTGCCGGAACTGAAAGATGTCTCTTATGATGAGAACAATTCCAAACTCACCTCTTATCTGATCATCGCGCTGGTGTCcgtctccacctttttcctcacCTTCATTATTGTCATCCTGGCCGTGAGGTTTTGCCGTAGGAGAAAGCCCAGACTGTTGTTTGATGGAGCGGTCGCCATCCCCAGCGCGTATCTCCCTCCCAACTACGCAGAGGGGGATGGCGCGGGAACTCTCCGCAGCACTTACAATTATGACGCATACCTGACAACGGGATCGCGCACAAGTGACTTCAAGTTCGTCACATCTTACAACGACAACACTCTGCCCGCGGACCAGGCTCTGAGAAAAACTCCAACAGACTTTGCTGAAGAACTTGACGATTCCAACGGGTCCCCCCCAGAG CATGAGGTTGGCGCCTGA
- the LOC139580260 gene encoding protocadherin gamma-A4-like — MGHKGLSVTGLVCGISFFLLPLHSAYGDVSYSFPEEMKRGSVIGNIAKDLGLEARRLSIRKARTDTEGNDNRYCDVNLSTGDLIVAERIDREGLCGEKSSCVLKQELLLENPLELHRINLHIQDINDNGPQFNEGMIYMEIGESADKGTRFLLEEAHDADIGQNSVQKYTLERNENFVLAVDSNIVQLVLEKELDREQRHDLKLLLTAVDGGTPQRSGTVVIHVTVLDANDNVPVFSQAVYKVSLPENSPLNTAVITVKATDADEGVNGEVTYDFGHVSEEVKKIFSINRPTGEIGVIGTIDFEAVSSFELRIKAKDGLGLASYAKVIIEITDVNDNAPVIYLKSLTNPISENASPGTEVGIINVQDRDSENNRQVRCSIQQNVPFKLVPSIKNYYSLVTTGELDRELVSDYNITITATDEGSPPLSSSKSVQLSVADVNDNPPVFEEQSYKAHVTENNKPGVSVCSVTARDPDWRQNGTVIYSLLPGEVNGVPVSSFLSVNGDTGVIHAVRSFDYEQFRSVKVYVVARDNGSPPLSSNVTVSVFITDVNDNSPQILYPAPEGNSFMTELVPKAAHGGSLVSKVIAVDADSGQNAWLSYHIVKSTDPGLFTIGLHSGEIRTQRDISESDSMKQNLIVSVKDNGQPSLSATCSMYLVISDNLAEVPELKDISYDENNSKLTSYLIIALVSVSTFFFTFIIVILVVTFCRRRKPRLLFDGAVAIPSAYLPPNYAEGDGVGTLRSTYNYDAYLTTGSHTSDFKFVTSYNDNTLPADQTLKKTPTDFAEELDGSDGSPEVGIYC; from the coding sequence ATGGGACACAAAGGACTCTCGGTGACAGGCCTGGTCTGCggcatttctttctttcttctacCGCTGCACTCCGCCTATGGAGACGTGAGCTATTCCTTTCCGGAGGAGATGAAACGTGGATCTGTTATTGGAAATATAGCCAAGGATCTCGGGCTGGAGGCGAGGAGACTTTCTATTCGTAAGGCCCGTACTGACACCGAAGGGAACGACAATCGGTACTGTGACGTTAATTTGAGTACCGGAGATTTGATTGTTGCGGAGAGAATTGACAGAGAAGGGCTTTGTGGCGAAAAGTCTTCATGCGTTTTAAAACAGGAACTTTTATTAGAGAATCCTTTGGAGCTTCATCGTATCAACCTCCACATCCAAGATATTAACGACAACGGACCACAATTTAACGAGGGGATGATATATATGGAAATAGGAGAATCGGCAGATAAAGGCACTCGATTCCTATTGGAGGAGGCTCATGATGCGGATATAGGACAGAACTCAGTCCAAAAATACACACTAGAAAGAAATGAGAATTTCGTATTGGCTGTAGATAGTAATATTGTCCAGCTTGTTCTAGAGAAAGAGCTTGATCGTGAACAAAGGCATGATTTGAAGCTGTTGCTTACCGCTGTGGACGGAGGCACTCCGCAGagatcaggtactgtagtcataCACGTCACTGTACTGGATGCTAACGATAACGTCCCAGTGTTTAGCCAGGCCGTCTATAAAGTCAGTCTGCCTGAAAACTCTCCTTTAAATACTGCAGTAATTACAGTGAAGGCTACCGATGCAGACGAGGGAGTGAATGGGGAGGTCACGTATGACTTTGGTCATGTTTCAGAAGAAGTAAAGAAAATATTTTCTATCAACCGTCCAACAGGAGAAATTGGTGTTATAGGCACAATTGATTTCGAAGCGGTTTCGTCATTTGAATTGCGTATCAAAGCGAAAGATGGTTTAGGTTTAGCTTCATATGCCAAAGTTATAATAGAAATAACTGACGTAAATGACAACGCCCCTGTGATATATCTCAAATCTCTGACTAACCCCATATCCGAGAACGCGTCTCCTGGTACAGAGGTGGGCATCATTAACGTGCAGGATAGAGACTCTGAGAATAACCGACAGGTCCGCTGCTCCATTCAACAAAACGTTCCTTTTAAGCTGGTGCCATCAATCAAAAACTACTATTCTCTGGTGACCACGGGCGAACTGGACCGGGAACTAGTGTCTGATTACAACATTACAATCACTGCCACCGACGAGGGCTCTccacctctgtcctcctctaaaaGTGTTCAGTTATCTGTAGCTGACGTCAACGACAACCCACCTGTGTTTGAGGAACAGTCCTATAAAGCCCACGTGACTGAAAATAACAAAcccggtgtgtctgtgtgttctgttaCTGCACGGGACCCAGACTGGAGACAGAACGGAACAGTGATTTATTCTCTCTTACCTGGTGAGGTGAACGGTGTACCAGTGTCCTCGTTTTTATCCGTTAACGGAGACACGGGAGTGATCCACGCTGTGAGGTCGTTTGATTATGAGCAGTTCAGGAGCGTTAAGGTCTACGTGGTGGCTAGAGACAAcggttctcctccactcagcagcAACGTCACGGTCAGTGTGTTCATAACGGATGTGAATGACAACTCTCCTCAGATACTATACCCCGCCCCGGAGGGAAACTCCTTCATGACGGAGCTGGTCCCCAAAGCTGCGCACGGGGGCTCTCTGGTTTCCAAGGTGATAGCGGTAGACGCGGACTCCGGCCAGAACGCCTGGCTGTCCTATCATATAGTCAAATCCACTGATCCGGGACTTTTCACTATTGGTCTCCACAGTGGAGAGATCAGGACACAGCGGGACATTTCTGAATCTGACAGCATGAAACAGAACCTCATTGTGTCAGTGAAAGATAAcggacagccctctctctctgccacctgTAGCATGTATTTGGTGATTTCTGATAACTTGGCTGAAGTGCCAGAACTGAAAGATATCTCTTATGATGAAAACAATTCCAAACTCACCTCTTATCTGATCATCGCGCTGGTGTCCGTCTCCACCTTTTTCTTCACCTTCATTATTGTCATCCTGGTGGTGACGTTTTGCCGCAGGAGAAAGCCCCGACTGTTGTTTGATGGAGCGGTTGCCATCCCCAGCGCGTATCTCCCTCCCAACTACGCAGAGGGGGATGGAGTGGGGACTCTCCGCAGCACTTACAATTATGACGCATACTTGACGACGGGCTCGCACACAAGTGACTTTAAGTTCGTCACATCTTACAATGACAACACACTGCCCGCGGACCAGACTCTGAAAAAAACTCCAACAGACTTTGCCGAAGAGCTTGATGGCTCTGATGGTTCACCAGAGGTAGGCATTTATTGTTAA